The Sus scrofa isolate TJ Tabasco breed Duroc chromosome 6, Sscrofa11.1, whole genome shotgun sequence region TCCTGCACCGCACGCAGCTGACCGTGCCGTCCTCATCCCAGCGCCCGTAGCAGCCTGCGCGAGAGACAGGAGGCCCAAGCCAGCCCTCGTCAGCTGTGTAAAACCACATTCATCCCAAGATGCTAGTTCACCTGTTCTGGAAGTTTGGATggattttagaaaaagaacaagctcGAGAGGAACCCGAGCCGGCGCTCCCTCACACAGGGTTCCCACACTGGATGTCTCGGCGACTTCggaagccaggatgggaacctgAAGTCAAAGGTGCCGAGTGTGTGGCCTCAGTTCTGGAGGGGACCAGAGGTGAGCCCCTGCCTCCTACCTCTACCAAGGGCTGCAGTGCACCCTCACTCGGCTGCCGCAAGGGACAGGGTCCAGCCCTGCTGTGTGTGCCACCTCTGCTGCCCCCGTACCATTGTGCCATCCCGGGAGGGCCCAGACCAATGCTGCAGCCACCCAGGGCCTGCCCTGGGGCTGGAAGCACTCCACTCTTGCTGGTCAGTGGTTTATGGCCAGTCCGTCTTGCCAAGGGCACCCTTTCAGGGCAGaagttctgtctttttttaagaaacttagtTTTACTGGAGAATAGTCGACTgacactgtattagtttcaggcatacagcacgGAAATCGTGTCTTgcacctgtattttttttttttttttttaacacctcaGCGGGCGGCCCAGGCGGAGGACATGCACTGGAGAAGTTACCGGCCATAGGTGCTAAAGGCCAGTACAGGCATTTAGGCTACATGCAAGTGGGTCACCGTCAGAGGAAGTCCTTCCAGCCACCAAGCAGGTGGCAGGGCCTGAAGAGTGGCGGGGCCGGATAGGCTGAGCGCTATGCCAGGAGGTCGTGTCAGGCCCAACGTGGAATTGTACAAGTATTAGAAATAGGCCTTCGTTTCTCGTAAGAACAGGGTTCTTCTGAGGCAGCCGGCGCTCTTCCTTCGTTCCTTGGAAGAGCCGACCCCTGGGAGGCTGCTCAAGGAGGCCCAGCACGTGGGGTCCTGGGCACAGACCTGGCACCCAGGCAGCGGTTCTGCCGAGAAGAACCCTCTGCCAGCTCCAAGGTAAACTGACTCCTTAGCAAAGATGCCAGGGATGCTGGCCTGGAGCAGACTCCTGGGCTGTGAGCACAGGGACAAAGCACAGCCAGGGGCCAGAACCAGTAACCAGGCAGTGTTAAGGGGCAAAGGCTGACTTTATAGAGCCAAAAGTCCCTGGAAAAATGGCCAGTACCTGGCTCACCAGGTTGCCAGTCTCACCAGTAAATAAGGAAGGTCACCTCTGGTGGGGCATGGAGACCTCAAGAAGAGAGGAAGTCACCCAAATCTATAGGTACTTCAGGCCAAGTCTGGTGGCTTGGCTTCCTGGACTTGAGAGGCCTTCTAAAGTCCAATCTGAGAGTCCTTGTGAAAAGGCCAGCAATGCAGACTCAAAACCGAGCCCATGTGGTCAATCGCTGTTCTTGCTAAACTGACTTAAACAATCAGGACAAGTTTAGCAAGGTGAGACTTTTTTTATGGTCACGCCTgcaacctatggaagttcctgggccagggaccgaatccaagctgcaattgtgacctaGGCTGTAGCTGCAAcaccaccaggtcctttaacccactgcactgggctggggattgaacccacacctctgcagggacctgagccactgcagtcagattcttaacccactgggctaaaGTGGGAACTGCCAAGGCTGGACTTGATTTAAAGCTATtaatctcactgtggttttcttTGGTAGGAAGGGGGTGACTAGAAGTTCTCTTGCGGCAAAGCAgcttaaggctccagcattgtccctgtagtagcctgggtcactgcagtggtgcagcttcgatccctggcccgggcacGTCCTCGTGCCATAGACAtggccaaaaagttaaaaaaagaaaaagaaacaaaggtggGGGGGTGACTGTAGAGAGACGTGTTTCGATAGAGACCACGGTCCGTCTGGTTCACAGATTTCAGTCCTGAGCACTGACTGCCCTTGAGGTCCAGGCACCTGTACACTGGACGGGATCCTGAGCTCTTCACGTCCCCTGCTGTCTGACCCTGACTCGCCAAATTAATGTCTCCACGTTCCTCCCACCTCTGCGACTTGGAGTCACCAACAACTGTAGTGCCCTTTCCCCAAAGCCCTGCAAAGGGAGGCCGGACGACTTGATGTGAACTTCGGGTCAGTGCCTCGGCAGGGCACAGTGACCTGCAGCCGTGTGGGTCCCTCAGGACGCTCCCAAGAGACTCAGGCAGCGTCCAGAGTTCCCCACTGTCCCCACCCGACCCGCTGCAGAGGGAGCCCACCCACAACCCTGCTCCCAAGGTGAGTCTGTCGCAGGACTGAAGGTCAGCGAGGCAGACGGCGGGGCTGATCCTGTTCCCTGCTGCTTGTCCGTCTGTCTCTTCTCCCCTCTGCTGACCTCTTATCTCACAACTTCTAACCCACATTGCTCCGTGGTTACCAGCATGGCTCTTAACACGTGAAACTTCCTGAAGGTAGTTTCAAGCGAGGGATGAAGGGAACCAGACCACGGCCACTGTGGCGTGAGGACTGATTGGGGTTGAAGAACTCAGGTAACAGCCGGGGCCAGAGGgcgccctggcctccctccttcttcccagaagcAGGTGACCAACCCCAGCCGGGAGCTGCCCTCCCTGACCCGGGAGGAGATGGGAGTTAGACGACcttgccaccatcaccctcacccTCCTGCAGCGGCCCCCATGTCCCAGGCACCTGCCCACAGCCATCTCCTCGTTCAGCTTGATACTAAGCCCTGAGGTTCGGCCACTTATTTGCAACTTTGTTTATGTGTCACATAAAAGTGTGTCTGTGTGCTTTTCTGAGACTCCCTCCAGGGGAGAGGCTCTGTCACCTGCTCACACCTCCCACAGCCCCGAGCCACCATCTAGCTCCGCAGGGGGTGCTGTCCCCACCGAgtagaaggagggaggaggcctCAGAACGGGCGGGCCCCATTGTCCCTGCTGCTCTGCCCGCCCTCCAGCCCCCTTCCCGAGGCAGACCTAGGCCGGCTCATGCCAGAGCTTACCTGGGCCACACAGGCTTGTGCCCGGGCAGGTGGCATTGGTGTCCACCACGTCCACACAACACTCGGGCTGCTGGTCCTAGAGGGGAGATGGCGGTGGGTTTCCAGACCCTGGGGCTGGGCGGCTCATGTGGACCAGGCCCAGGACAGTGTTCGCAGAGGGGCTCCGAGCAAGCTCACCCCAAAGCCCAGGGCTCCGGCCTCTTCGGGTCAGTGTCAGGTGACTGCACCCTGCTGACCTGGGGCGAGCTGAGGACGCATGGCTGCGATGCAAGGAAGCTCCCCGGGACAGCACTTTGCTGACTGAATATGTACCTGGAGCATCAGGCTGGGACTGTCCAGGGCATGACCCCTGGCACCCTGACTCGCAGCGGCGGGGAGAGGACAAGCCCTCGGGGGTGACTTGGGGCTGCCCAGAGATTCTGTCGGGCATCTGGGCTGGGAGCAGCCTGGTGGGCAGGGGTGGTCCTGAGTCCCCGGGTCTGCGGGTGCCTGCCCACCCTTCCTGCCCTTCCCTCGGGGCCTCGTGGTAGCCCTTTCTCACGAGGCTCTCCTGAGTCACATGGGCCACGGGCGGGCTCAGGGCGGGCATTTCAACAGTGAAAGTGTTTACCTTAGTCGCCACTCGCAGCTGGtggctttgaaaattaaaagattaaactGCTAAGAAAGGAAACACACGTGTTTCCAGACTGTGGTGAAACCAGAAGACAAACCCAAGCACCCTTGGCCTCCCTGGTGAGGGGTCTGCCCTGCGCTCCCACAGCCCTGGACGCTTCTCTGATGATTTTACAGATGATTCCAGCTTGGGTGTAGACACGGCCGGGCTCCTGCAGAGAGCCACGACCTGGCTGCCGGAGGCCTGCAGTGGCCCCTGCTCgaagctgctgctggcctgggatGAGCGCCTCCGTCCACCCCACCAGCTCGGGTCCTGGCCAGGGGGCAGCCCTGTGGAGACCCTGCGCCAGCTCCCAGAAGACGTCCAGTTAGGCCAAGAGAGAAGAGAGCTTCTGGCAGCAGGACAGAGCTGGTGCCTCCAGAGGCATGGGCGCTCTGACCCAGACATGGGCACAGTCAGTGCCGCTGGGGCCAGGGCAAGGGTGGCACCTGAAGCAGAAGGGTGAGACGCCCCAGGGAAAGAGCCCAGGCCGCCCGCCACAGGACCGGGGCTTACCACGCTTCCTGAGGCCTTGCTGGCCACTTCCACCAGGAGACCTGCCAGGAGGACGGCACGCGGCAGCGCCATGTTCCAGGGCGCAGGGTCTGCGAGAGAGGGGGTGCTGGCTGGCCCAGGCGCTGTCCTCCAGGCCGGGAcactgggtgggggcggggctggaggaCCCTTACCTGGCCCTCCTGCACACGGGCCGGAGACATCCAGGCCCCGGCCGCCTGTGATCAGCGGTCGGTGGGGGCTGCCGAGCACCAGGTGTGCCACGATCCTGGCGCCCAGTAGACCCTCGGCCTGAGGCCTGCAAATCAAGGTGCACAGGTAAGGCCTCGCTGCTGGCCGAGCACAGCCAAACCAGGCCAAGGCCTTGATCCAAACAGACTTTCCGTAAGGAGCCCCCGCCACGCTTGGCCCACAGGGACCAGGACTGCACAGGTGGCTCCCTGCCCCACCGGCTCTGCCAATGGCTGCTTTCCTGGAAGGAGGACGGAGCACAAGAGGCCCAGGGGCCGGTCCTGCCAAGAGCTCAGACGGCCCGTCTTCGTAAGACCCAGATTCCATTTCAAGCATTTTCACCCAGAGACGGAACTGGTGAGCGGCAAGGGTGCCTCTGGGGCAGCTGCCCGTCAAGGACCCTGGGTCTTAGAGTTTTCTGCCCTCGCCCTGCTGTCATCACCGAAGGGTGTGTGAAAAACATCCAGTCAGGACAAAAGCCATGATTCAGGGGCTGCCAGAGCACAGACACTTCAATGGGGTGATGTATTCAGAGAGCAGACAAAATAGGGCACACACTGCCAAGAAATTTCCTAAAACCAaaaacactgaggagttcccattgggccacagtgcaaacgaatccaaccagtatccatgagaatgcaggttcaatccctggccttgataagtgggtcagggatctggtgctgctgtgagctgtggtgtaggtcgcagatgcggctcagatctgccgttgctgtggctgcggtgtaggccggcagctgtagctccgattgaacccctagcctgggaatctccacatgccacaggtgcggccctaaaaagcagaaaaagcaaaggaaaaacaaagcaacaaaacacTTGAAACTTGATAGCCCATGTGATTTAGGGCTTACGCTGCCACATTTCCAGCACAACAGGAAAACACACAACCTGCAGAACCCCTGAAGTAAACCATCAGTTGGGTATTTAACAAACTTCTGCTAACCTACAGAAATTATAATGGTCCAAAACACATAAAAGTCGCCTCTAAAAAAGTCTGTTTACTTAACAAAAACAGCTGCAGGGTCGAAGCTGTGTGTTCCAGACAGGGCCCTTGCTTTGCTCCCGGGCACATCCCAAATAATTCACTTGGGGCTGGGGGCCAACACTGAATGGGGGGGTGAAGGCGGGGCGCCAGGTTGGGATCTGTCCTGTCACTCGAGCTATCAGGAGGCACTGCCCCTCCCTACCCCCGCCCTGCCGCCCCACTAAAAACACAGGCTTTTCCCCGCAGCCCCTTCTTTCTGTGCTGTGAGATCCCTTTAGGCAGCACCTGCTGATGTCACAGACACACTGATGCCTTTGATTCTCAATCAACCCCTCCACCTGCTACTCAGTCGACACTACTGAGCATGCTTTACACACCAAGAGCCACACCACAGGAAGCACACAAAGTGCAAGGGACGCGCCCCCTCCACTGGCCGTGCAGCCCCGCCCTGGGCTGACCCTGTCTGCTGTTCACCAGACTGTGCCTCGTGGAATTTCAGGCGAATAGGCATCCCGAGCGCACACCTTGTGGCTCCTTCTCTGCAGCCCAGTGATCTCCAGAGTCCTCCGTGCTCTGGTGGCTGAGTGGTACCATAAGGGCAGGCGACACTGCCCTTCCGACCACCTTCTGATGTGcctgggctgtttccatgttttggtgaCCAACACTGCCATGGTGGTGCCTGTTTCTGCACGGTCAGCTTTCCTTGCACTTGGGTGAACACCTGGAGCCACCGGGGCATGGGAGTTCTCCAGGAAGCTGCCAGCTGTTTCCAGTGGTGGCTCAAGTACGTTGCCACCAGCATGGTGAGCGGCTTGTCCACTCTGGCCCTCAAGCCAGGGGCGTGTGGCCATTCCCCTGGTCGTTCCAACCCATGTTTCCCTGATACTGACATCAGCCAATCCCAGTCTTCTGAAATCTCCTGCAGCCTGTCTACTAACATCTTTGGGCCCCCGTGTTTGGGTGGGTCGTCTTTCTCTTTATCTCCTAGATCTTCACAtattctttgtcagatatgtatactgcaaatattttctcctatcctgtgacttgtcttttcattttcttctagttatcttttttttttttttggtcttatcttTTTAGAGTtgtatttgtggcatatggaggttcccaggccaggggttgaatcagagctgcagctgccagcctatatcacagccacagcaactccaaat contains the following coding sequences:
- the RNF223 gene encoding RING finger protein 223 isoform X1 translates to MLEMESGSYEDGPSELLAGPAPGPLVLRPPSRKAAIGRAGGAGSHLCSPGPCGPSVAGAPYGKSVWIKALAWFGCARPAARPYLCTLICRPQAEGLLGARIVAHLVLGSPHRPLITGGRGLDVSGPCAGGPDPAPWNMALPRAVLLAGLLVEVASKASGSVDQQPECCVDVVDTNATCPGTSLCGPGCYGRWDEDGTVSCVRCRNGTHSSSECRSRGPQVAACLFLGTLLISAGLILSVAAFFYLKRASKLPGLFYRRSRAPALQPGEAAAMIPPPQSSVRKPRYVRRERRPHRDVGPSAVSSVEARVSNV